TTTTAACCACACCCGAGCTTCCCGATTCATGTGAGCATAAGGATATAACTAGTGATAGCCACGGTGCCCATGCCGAATCCATTTTGCAGTGGACTGCGCCCCCACACAAAGCATGTCGAATCTGTTGATATAGAGGACTAATATTGATCCCCGTGAGGACATCAAAAGAGGCATCTGCAATCCCCAATATTTGATATATAGCTGAAGGTATCAAAGGGACCTCCACGCCTCGCACTATTACAAAGTGAGAACGGGCATCGGGTTTCCAATTTGCATAGAATTCCCGCACCACACTAATATTGCACTCTAATGGATCTTGAAAGATGAATCACATGTACAACTCTTGTAGGAGACGCATAATGCGTGGGAACTCCCTCTCTAATTGGACGTTATCAAGTACTGGATCCTAGAACTGCACTCCTCTGTGAGTGCTACTGTTGCATACTCAGCCAATCTACTATTGTTGGCTACCACATCTTTCACATATTTGGCATACTTAGGAATGCCCTGCAACACATCAATCAAAGGCAAGTTAACATGTACTTGTTTGAGTAATTCAATAAACTTACCGAAACAttccttttccttttgttttttaaatttttgtgggAATGGAGGAGGTGGTTTTGCTTTTGGTTCCTCATTCACCCTTTGCGCACTTGGTTCCGCGTCATCtaattgttttcctttttctttaacaACTCTTTCCTTCGGCGTTAGCTCCTCCAATGGACAACCACTCCGAGTACTCACAACATTTACATGTTTCGGGTTTGGATCGGTATTTCCACGCAAACTCCCTTGTGGTCGAGAATTTTGGGCACTAGCAAACTACCCAAACTTCTTCTCCAAATTCTGAGTCGCCAATTGATTGTTTCGCACATCTGCTACCAACTTAGCTTGATCAGCCATGATTTGTTTTAGCATATCCTCCACACTCATATCACCTTGCTTGGCAGCCTGCTGGTTAACATGGTTTTGTTGGTTTCCATGGTTTTGCTGATTGTAATATTGTCCACTACCATGTGGCATGTATTGGTTCTGTCCTTGATGTTGGTTTTGATTACCACCCCATGAAAAGTTTGGGTGATTTCGCCAGCTTGGGTTGTAAGTATTTCCATAGTTCTGGTGATTTCCTCCTCGCTGAGCATTACCTACAAAATGAACAGATTCTGGGTTTGCTCCACATACCTCAGCACTGTGATCTCCACCTCCACATACTTCACACCAAGCTTGTGGTTGTTGCACCATATTAACTTGAGCTTGTTGTTGTCCTAGTGATATATTGTTGAAATGAGGAGTCATCACATTCTGCATTGCTAAAATCTATGCAGTCAGAGCTGTCACGGCATCCATTTCCAATACTGCAGCAGTTATAGTACGACCGGTTTAGCTCCTCCTCCATTCCACTTGGGGTTACCCTGTGAAATTCTATTAAGCAATGTAAACAGCTCAGCATATGTTTTCTCTAAAGCTTGTCCACCTGCAGCAGAATCAAGTAAGATTTTTCGTGTTTGTTTCCAACCCTTCAATGAAGGTATGGACCAACACTCTGTTAGCTTGATGATGATGTGCACAATTTAACAGCATGGACTTAAACCTGTCCCAAGCTTGGTACAAGTTTCCCCCTCCCTTCTGTCGGAAGCTTAATATATCATTTCTCAGCTTGGCTGTTTTCCCGGAAGGAAAAAACCTTATTAAGAACTTCCAGGCAAGATCATCCCAAGTTGTTATGGAATTTGCGGGCTCAAAGTTCAGCCATCTTTTTGCTTCCCCTAGCAGAGAAAAGGGAAATAATGTGAGCCTCACATAATCAGAGTTCACTCCAGTTGGGGTGTACATGTCACTGATCTCGAGGAAGTTTTGAAGATGCACTTGTGGGTCCTCATGAGATAGATCAGTGAACTGCCCATTTGTGTGCAATAGTTGCACCATGTTCTGCTTCAATTCAAACCTCCCACTAGGTGAGGTGCAGGTTTCTGAATACTTGAGGTAACATTGGTGGTCTGTGGGATTGCCACATCTCTCACTTTCATGTCTGCCATCACTGCAGGTGGGTCTTGATCCTCCCTTTCTTCTGAAGTTTCTGGTTCACTAGCCACAAGAGGAACAGGATAAGTGAGTCTTCTTTGCCTTCTCCGGTAACGAACAAATCTCTCTGGTTCAGCTAGAGGCTCTACCAAGTCCTGGTCGTCTTCCAGTGTGAAAACCTAACACAACCTGCAAAATGAAGAGCCAAGATCAAGGTGTCAACACTTGTACAAATAATGTAGACACTCAAAAATTAGATATCTGCCGATTTTAAAGtccccagcagcggcgccaaaaacttgttgcatCCAAAAGCACACGCAAGTGCACGTGGTCACTCAAGTAGTACAGCGACTCTTTCGAGccggattatcgaacccaaaggacttcaaatcaacaaataacAACTTTCTtatgtctaaaataaatttacttatgCGACAAACAATTTTAGATATTTGTTTATATCTACTACTAAGTTGAAcaatctcaaaaattaattactacAATCAAACAGTTTCAAACAAAAGAATTTCACAAAATGGGAAAGTATTCCAGGGTTGTAGCATAACCAGATTTTCagcataatattaatttatcctAGCATTCGACAGGTTAACCTCATTATGGATTTCCAAGGTTCATTTACCGATCATGATCTCTCGACCTCTAATTACCTACCACCATCGACAGCCTAACTACAACGTTGAGTGCGGATAGGCATGACCAATGGCGAAGCATTAAGCTATCATCTTTCATATTAATCAAGCGCAGTATATAGGTATAAGACTATCCTATATACGAAACACTCTAACTTTACTATAGAATGAACACGCTTCTCACATTCTTTGGTCTATCCCTCTATTCATCTTCAGAATTCAAGAGTGGacaatgaatttattttaatgtagAACTGcattaaaatagttaaataagaATGTAAGCATAAATCACAAGAAAACCCACATCATGCTAGAAACAAATGCTATTATACCATTAATCGTAGCTACAACCCTAGAATAAGagaatttagctactcatagaacaaaatatcatcaaataaTGTTTATGGATCATAAAAGGGTTTACCAAAATGAAGGAGTAGAAGAAAAACCCTAGAAAGTGTTAGCAAAATCGCCCAAATTGATGTTCTCTCGTCTTTTTAAAATAGgataatgataaaataacaCAACTAGACTATTTATAGTCTGAAATAAAAACACGTGACCAAATTTTGGTGTCCAAGTCCGAGACGCGGACCTGTTCCCTCGCCTCAATTTGTACACAAACAGATCTCCTCCGCGACACGCTCCCAATGCGCACTCCACTGTTAAGTGGAATTCCTTTTCTGCATGCAAATAtcagctccgcgacgcggaggagTGACGAGTTGCTCCCTCTTAGTGTATTTTTCAGCTTCTTGACCATTCTCCTCTGCAACTTTGTCTTCTATTTTTCGACCTCTGTCCAGGTGCTCTATTTTGGCtcattctt
The Solanum stenotomum isolate F172 chromosome 12, ASM1918654v1, whole genome shotgun sequence DNA segment above includes these coding regions:
- the LOC125847236 gene encoding uncharacterized protein LOC125847236, with the protein product MVQLLHTNGQFTDLSHEDPQVHLQNFLEISDMYTPTGVNSDYVRLTLFPFSLLGEAKRWLNFEPANSITTWDDLAWKFLIRFFPSGKTAKLRNDILSFRQKGGGNLYQAWDRFKSMLLNCGQALEKTYAELFTLLNRISQGNPKWNGGGAKPNVMTPHFNNISLGQQQAQVNMVQQPQAWCEVCGGGDHSAEVCGANPESVHFVGNAQRGGNHQNYGNTYNPSWRNHPNFSWGGNQNQHQGQNQYMPHGSGQYYNQQNHGNQQNHVNQQAAKQGDMSVEDMLKQIMADQAKLVADVRNNQLATQNLEKKFG